A single window of Chitinophagales bacterium DNA harbors:
- the ggt gene encoding gamma-glutamyltransferase, with protein MKTFYFLTLFFVLQFHNSMAQNRMTSNPYATRSEVIAQQGMAATSHPLATQVAIDILKKGGTAVDAAIAANACLGLMEPVGCGMGGDLFAIVWDAKTQKLHALNASGRSPKSLTLDYFKEKGIEKIPSLGPLPVSVPGCVDGWFELHGKFGKMPMKDILQPAIDYARNGFPLTELIAYYWGRNVPYISKYPNVLATYTIEGKTPQKGQIFKNPDLANTLEKVAKKGRDVFYKGEIAKTIDAFMKANGGFLSYEDMASHHSDWVEPVSTNYRSYDVWELPPSGQGIAALQILNVLEAYDLKSMGFGSQEYTHLFIEAKKLAFEDRAKYYCDMDFNNVPVQQLISKEYAAERRKLIDEKRAARTFNAGELETGETIYLTVADKDGNMVSFIQSNYRGMGSGMLPDGLGFILQDRGELFSLEEGHFNVFEPNKRPFHTIIPAFVTKDGKPFMSFGVMGGAMQPQGHAQIVINMIDFGMNLQEAGDAPRIRHEGSSQPTGEQMKDGGTVYLENGFSEEVIRELAKKGHQISYSVGGYGGYQAILFDAENGVYYGASESRKDGCAMGY; from the coding sequence ATGAAAACCTTCTACTTTTTGACACTCTTTTTCGTCCTTCAATTCCACAATTCTATGGCACAAAATCGAATGACCAGCAATCCTTATGCTACCCGCAGTGAGGTAATCGCACAGCAGGGTATGGCTGCAACAAGTCACCCTTTGGCGACTCAAGTAGCGATTGACATCCTCAAAAAAGGCGGCACAGCCGTAGATGCAGCCATTGCCGCCAATGCTTGTTTGGGTTTGATGGAGCCTGTTGGCTGCGGAATGGGTGGAGATTTGTTTGCCATCGTCTGGGATGCCAAAACCCAAAAACTCCATGCCCTCAATGCCAGTGGTCGCTCTCCCAAGAGCCTGACTTTGGACTACTTCAAAGAAAAAGGCATCGAAAAAATCCCATCATTAGGGCCTTTGCCTGTATCCGTTCCAGGATGTGTGGACGGCTGGTTCGAACTACATGGAAAATTTGGCAAGATGCCCATGAAAGACATTTTGCAGCCTGCCATTGACTATGCCCGAAATGGTTTTCCCTTGACCGAGTTAATTGCCTACTACTGGGGGCGTAATGTACCCTATATCTCTAAGTATCCGAATGTATTGGCAACTTATACCATTGAAGGAAAAACACCCCAAAAAGGGCAGATTTTCAAAAATCCAGACTTGGCGAATACCTTAGAGAAGGTCGCCAAAAAAGGCAGAGATGTTTTTTATAAGGGCGAAATTGCGAAAACCATTGATGCGTTTATGAAAGCCAATGGCGGATTTTTGAGCTATGAAGATATGGCGAGTCACCATTCAGATTGGGTAGAGCCTGTGTCGACCAATTATCGGAGTTATGATGTTTGGGAATTGCCGCCGAGTGGTCAGGGCATTGCAGCATTGCAGATACTCAATGTTTTGGAAGCGTATGACTTAAAAAGTATGGGCTTTGGCAGTCAAGAATATACACATTTGTTTATTGAAGCAAAAAAATTGGCCTTTGAAGACCGAGCGAAATACTACTGCGATATGGACTTCAACAATGTTCCTGTCCAACAATTGATTTCTAAGGAATACGCTGCCGAAAGACGCAAATTGATTGATGAAAAACGGGCAGCTCGTACCTTCAATGCGGGTGAATTGGAAACGGGTGAAACGATTTATCTCACCGTTGCAGACAAGGACGGCAATATGGTGTCTTTTATCCAAAGCAATTATCGGGGAATGGGTTCTGGAATGTTGCCTGATGGATTGGGTTTTATCCTACAAGATAGGGGTGAATTGTTCAGTTTGGAGGAAGGTCACTTCAATGTTTTTGAACCCAACAAAAGGCCCTTTCACACCATCATTCCTGCTTTTGTGACCAAAGACGGCAAACCCTTCATGAGTTTTGGAGTGATGGGTGGGGCTATGCAGCCGCAGGGTCATGCTCAAATTGTAATCAATATGATTGACTTTGGAATGAACCTACAAGAAGCAGGAGATGCACCTCGTATTCGTCATGAAGGTTCGTCACAACCTACTGGCGAACAGATGAAAGATGGAGGTACTGTGTATTTGGAGAATGGATTTTCGGAAGAGGTCATTCGAGAGTTGGCAAAAAAAGGGCATCAAATAAGTTATAGCGTTGGTGGATATGGGGGATATCAAGCTATCTTATTTGATGCCGAAAATGGGGTGTATTATGGAGCTTCCGAGTCGAGGAAGGATGGTTGTGCGATGGGGTATTAA
- a CDS encoding glycosyl hydrolase family 8, with the protein MPRNFTYLNYSIFLFLLFTLLFVPSNLNAQINTPSIAALPFGSNTTYPNGLMPTNLPTSGTYAQAQDAANAYNTWKSNYVQSCGGTPERFRVKFDNPSETVSEGIAYGMLLAAYAADKALFDGLWDYYKNFANGNGVMNWKINGCSGIIGSGGATDAELDAAMALLVANHQWPNSITPHDYESDATDLINAIKDHEIQPTTATGPYQTNNGDNWGFGNSCRNPSYQSPAFYKAFGEFLPTQSTFWDNCEQASYTLLNANAHPTTGLVSNWCDPNGTPNSCNGANEYGWDACRNPWRMGTDVIWHNDSDAAALCNKMAAWMQGVGASNLRGPLPQNGTGGAYHSPAFVSTWAVALMGANNSYQSLLNSVYTETVATQDSPPYYFGNTLRVISLFALTGNFWNPFNVAPPGPQAPFVTINSPADGITLQLGNDVDITATASDNDGTITNVIISIDNTPISSSNTSGNIYSATWTPTAIGTYTISVSATDNENMTTEATSTVTISNDPPPTADYNYGEVLQKSLFFYEAQQSGTLPEENRVHWRGDSGLEDGSDVGLDLTGGWYDAGDHVKFGFPMAFSATMLAWSGIEDQTAYESIEQWEILQDNLRHVCDYFLKCHIRNTDGSTNKFYGQVGNGGADHAWWGPAEVMQMNRPAYFVDATHPGSDLTGETAAALAAASMIFADNDPTYSALLLDNAIALYNFADTYKGKYSDAITDAASFYNSWSGYQDELVWGAIWLYRATNQVTWLTKAQTEYQNLSTEQGTNIPSYHWTLAWDDKAYGCYALMAQLTGQQSYKDDTERWLDYWTTGYNGQQISYSPGGQAHLDTWGSLRYAANTAFVALQYSELIANTNPSKSQTYFDFGVNQINYTLGSNPNNRSYVCGFGNNPPINPHHRTAHGSWANNINTPTNNRHILYGALVGGPSSANDQYTDSRTDYIANEVACDYNAGFTGALANLLGKLGGTALADFPQPETYDFCDEYFNESKINASSNTFTEVAVWATNHSAWHATETDQVCYRYFVDISEGIANGYAANDYTTTINTAPNGTTVSDLILWDGTVYYVEVCFNNVSIYPGGQSESHKEAQLRIALPNNAPSAAWDATNDWSYYIAENTPMNNSLQTNPRIPFYNDGQLLCGELPSGGNQNTPPIAVIAANPISGNAPLVVAFNASGSSDANGDVLTYSWDFGDGNTSTDAITNHTFNNSGVYTVMLTVNDGNGGTDTETVNITAIDATPQPPTANFTANPTSGGVPLNVAFNASASTDPNGDALAYTWDFGDGNSATGVSTNHIYTAIGTYTAILTVNDGNGGTDSETAIINVTNTAPTASFTATPSSGQPPLAVSFDASASIDANGDNLTYNWDFGDGTSSTGVTSNHTYNSEGNYTVTLTVNDGNGGIDTATTGINVSLITCNLSLKYKTPDTNSGAAADNQIRAHFLVENLGSDPISLQEITIRYWYTKEGTQNQNVWIDYAQIGSSKITTNFVEMATPATGADHYLEVGFTSNAGSISAGGNSGEVQTRFAKTNWSNYDETDDYSYNMNHSSFQTWDKVTVYCNGVLAWGTEPNGSTGGGGNNAPVAAATATPTSGFAPLTVAFDGSGSSDADGDALTYSWNFGDGNSGIGSNPSHTFTNVGTYTVTLTVNDGNGGTDSTTLTIVVNSSTPTACFSATPTSGTAPLVVNFNANCSISPTGASLTYSWNFGDGNLGTGSNPSHTFNNVGTYTVTLTVNDGNGGTDSTTLTIVVNSSTPTACFSATSTSGTAPLVVNFNANCSSSPTGASLTYNWDFGDGNSGNGSNPSHTFNNVGTYTVTLTVNDGNGGSDTESKVITVNEPTTGGGDVEVIFTVDNVWNTGYCATVKIINNTNANINGWTLNFNLNANINNLWNANWSNSGNNYTASNLSWNANIPAGGNKTFGFCASYSGSVTAPTNGVFNGSPIIITYVNNAGGNIALPINADVSAILQNDLVIQPNFTNSSATLKYHLSDASSVRILLFDQTGKMVQTLVDKSYKGGLNSLELSTNDLVAGNYFVQMVAEGVTVVKQLVVVK; encoded by the coding sequence ATGCCCAGAAATTTCACCTACCTCAACTACAGTATATTCTTATTTTTACTTTTCACATTGTTATTTGTTCCTTCAAACCTAAATGCCCAAATCAACACACCCTCAATTGCGGCATTGCCCTTTGGTAGCAACACCACCTATCCAAACGGACTCATGCCCACCAATTTACCGACAAGTGGTACTTATGCACAAGCCCAAGATGCCGCCAATGCCTACAACACTTGGAAATCCAACTATGTCCAATCTTGTGGAGGCACACCCGAGCGTTTTCGTGTCAAGTTCGACAACCCTTCCGAAACCGTATCAGAAGGAATCGCTTATGGGATGTTGTTGGCCGCTTATGCAGCTGACAAAGCCCTATTTGACGGACTTTGGGACTACTACAAAAATTTTGCAAACGGCAATGGAGTCATGAACTGGAAAATCAATGGTTGCTCAGGAATCATTGGTTCGGGAGGGGCAACCGATGCCGAACTCGATGCAGCAATGGCACTTTTGGTTGCCAACCATCAATGGCCCAATTCCATCACACCCCACGACTACGAATCAGATGCCACAGACCTCATCAACGCCATCAAAGACCACGAAATCCAACCCACTACAGCCACAGGCCCTTATCAAACCAACAATGGCGACAATTGGGGATTTGGAAACAGTTGCAGAAATCCGTCCTATCAATCACCCGCTTTTTACAAAGCCTTTGGCGAATTTCTACCCACCCAATCCACCTTTTGGGACAATTGCGAACAAGCAAGCTATACTTTGCTCAATGCCAATGCCCATCCAACAACAGGCTTGGTCAGCAATTGGTGCGACCCTAACGGTACACCCAATAGCTGCAATGGCGCAAATGAATACGGTTGGGATGCCTGCCGCAATCCTTGGCGAATGGGAACAGATGTGATTTGGCACAACGATTCCGATGCCGCTGCTTTGTGTAACAAAATGGCGGCATGGATGCAGGGTGTTGGAGCGAGCAACTTACGAGGCCCATTGCCGCAAAACGGAACTGGCGGAGCCTACCACAGTCCCGCTTTCGTTTCGACTTGGGCAGTTGCCTTGATGGGAGCTAACAACAGTTACCAATCCTTGTTGAACAGCGTTTACACCGAAACAGTAGCCACACAAGATTCTCCGCCTTATTATTTTGGCAATACGTTAAGAGTCATTAGTTTGTTTGCCTTGACAGGCAATTTTTGGAATCCCTTCAATGTCGCCCCTCCAGGCCCACAAGCCCCTTTTGTCACCATCAACAGCCCTGCAGACGGCATTACCCTTCAATTGGGAAACGATGTTGACATCACCGCAACAGCAAGTGACAATGATGGAACAATTACCAATGTCATCATCAGCATTGACAATACGCCCATTTCCTCCTCCAATACAAGCGGCAATATATATTCAGCTACTTGGACACCCACTGCAATAGGCACTTACACCATCAGCGTGTCGGCAACAGACAATGAAAATATGACCACCGAAGCCACTTCAACTGTCACCATTTCCAACGACCCTCCACCAACTGCCGATTACAACTATGGAGAAGTATTGCAGAAATCCCTCTTTTTCTACGAAGCCCAACAGTCAGGAACTTTACCCGAGGAAAACCGAGTACATTGGCGAGGAGATTCAGGATTGGAGGATGGTTCAGATGTGGGTTTGGATTTGACAGGAGGTTGGTACGATGCAGGTGACCATGTAAAATTTGGCTTCCCAATGGCATTCTCCGCAACGATGTTGGCTTGGAGTGGCATTGAAGACCAAACAGCCTACGAATCCATTGAACAATGGGAAATTTTGCAGGACAATCTGCGCCATGTTTGCGACTATTTTTTGAAGTGCCACATTCGCAATACGGATGGTTCTACCAACAAATTTTACGGTCAAGTAGGCAATGGCGGTGCTGACCATGCTTGGTGGGGACCAGCCGAAGTAATGCAAATGAACCGCCCCGCCTATTTTGTAGATGCTACCCACCCAGGTTCCGATTTGACAGGTGAAACCGCAGCAGCCCTTGCAGCCGCAAGCATGATTTTTGCAGACAACGACCCAACTTACAGTGCTTTGTTGTTGGACAATGCCATTGCACTCTACAATTTTGCAGACACCTACAAAGGAAAATACTCCGATGCCATCACCGATGCCGCCTCCTTTTACAATTCATGGAGTGGTTATCAAGACGAATTGGTTTGGGGAGCGATTTGGCTCTATCGTGCTACCAATCAAGTCACTTGGTTGACAAAAGCCCAAACCGAATACCAAAATCTAAGCACCGAACAAGGAACAAATATTCCTTCCTACCATTGGACACTCGCTTGGGATGATAAAGCCTATGGTTGCTACGCACTGATGGCACAATTGACAGGACAACAAAGCTACAAAGATGACACTGAGCGTTGGTTGGACTATTGGACAACAGGCTACAATGGCCAACAAATCTCGTATTCTCCTGGAGGACAAGCCCATTTAGACACTTGGGGTTCTTTGCGTTATGCAGCCAATACCGCTTTTGTCGCATTGCAGTACAGTGAATTGATAGCCAACACGAACCCCAGCAAAAGCCAAACCTATTTTGATTTTGGAGTCAATCAAATCAATTACACTTTGGGCAGCAATCCCAACAACCGCAGTTACGTTTGTGGATTTGGCAACAATCCGCCCATCAATCCACACCACCGAACCGCACATGGTTCTTGGGCAAACAACATTAACACGCCCACCAACAATCGGCACATTTTGTACGGTGCATTGGTAGGAGGACCGAGTTCTGCCAACGACCAATACACGGATAGCAGAACGGATTACATCGCCAATGAAGTCGCTTGTGACTACAATGCGGGTTTTACAGGAGCGCTTGCGAATTTGCTCGGAAAACTTGGAGGCACTGCCCTTGCAGATTTTCCACAACCCGAAACCTATGATTTTTGTGATGAATACTTCAATGAGTCGAAAATCAACGCTTCGAGCAACACTTTTACAGAAGTTGCAGTGTGGGCAACCAATCATTCTGCTTGGCACGCCACAGAAACCGACCAAGTTTGTTACCGCTACTTTGTGGATATTAGCGAAGGAATTGCCAATGGATATGCTGCAAACGACTACACCACCACCATCAATACCGCTCCAAATGGAACAACTGTTTCCGATTTAATTCTTTGGGATGGAACGGTTTATTATGTGGAAGTTTGTTTCAACAACGTCAGCATTTACCCAGGCGGTCAATCCGAATCCCACAAAGAAGCCCAATTGCGAATCGCACTCCCCAACAATGCACCTTCCGCAGCTTGGGATGCTACCAACGACTGGTCTTATTACATTGCAGAAAACACTCCAATGAACAACAGCCTGCAAACCAATCCACGCATTCCGTTTTACAATGATGGACAATTGCTTTGTGGTGAACTGCCTTCAGGCGGCAATCAAAACACTCCACCCATTGCAGTCATTGCAGCCAATCCAATTTCGGGAAATGCTCCTTTGGTTGTAGCCTTCAATGCTTCGGGTTCAAGCGATGCAAACGGCGATGTTTTGACTTACAGTTGGGATTTTGGAGATGGCAATACTTCCACAGATGCCATTACCAACCATACCTTCAACAACTCAGGAGTTTACACAGTGATGCTGACCGTAAACGATGGCAATGGCGGAACAGACACTGAAACGGTGAACATTACTGCCATTGACGCAACACCACAACCTCCAACCGCTAACTTCACAGCCAATCCTACAAGTGGAGGCGTTCCTTTGAATGTTGCTTTTAATGCTTCTGCTTCGACAGACCCAAATGGCGATGCTCTCGCCTACACTTGGGATTTTGGAGATGGAAATTCAGCGACAGGTGTAAGCACCAATCATATCTATACTGCAATTGGCACTTATACGGCAATCCTTACAGTCAATGATGGAAATGGCGGAACAGACTCCGAAACTGCTATCATAAACGTCACCAATACTGCCCCAACTGCCAGCTTCACTGCTACACCAAGTTCTGGGCAGCCTCCTCTCGCAGTCAGCTTCGATGCTTCGGCTTCAATAGATGCCAATGGAGACAATTTGACCTACAATTGGGATTTTGGAGATGGTACTTCAAGCACTGGTGTTACAAGCAATCATACCTACAATAGCGAGGGCAATTATACGGTAACATTGACGGTCAATGATGGCAATGGTGGAATAGATACTGCTACAACGGGTATCAATGTTAGCCTGATAACCTGCAATCTATCATTGAAGTACAAAACGCCTGACACCAATTCGGGTGCTGCAGCCGACAATCAAATCCGAGCGCATTTTTTGGTGGAGAATTTAGGCAGCGACCCCATTTCACTTCAAGAAATCACCATTCGCTATTGGTACACCAAAGAAGGCACACAAAATCAAAATGTTTGGATTGATTATGCTCAAATTGGCAGCAGTAAAATTACGACCAATTTTGTGGAAATGGCAACCCCTGCAACAGGAGCAGACCACTATCTGGAAGTCGGTTTTACTTCAAATGCAGGTTCGATTTCGGCTGGCGGCAATAGCGGCGAAGTGCAAACCCGTTTTGCAAAAACGAATTGGTCAAACTACGATGAAACAGACGACTATTCCTATAATATGAACCATTCCTCTTTCCAAACTTGGGACAAAGTAACCGTTTACTGCAATGGCGTTTTGGCGTGGGGAACAGAACCCAACGGTTCTACTGGCGGAGGCGGCAACAACGCTCCCGTAGCTGCTGCAACGGCAACACCTACATCGGGATTTGCACCTTTGACAGTAGCTTTTGATGGCTCAGGTTCGAGTGATGCAGACGGAGATGCATTGACCTACTCTTGGAATTTTGGGGATGGCAATTCAGGAATTGGCAGTAATCCAAGTCACACCTTCACGAATGTCGGCACTTACACCGTCACCTTGACCGTCAATGATGGAAATGGAGGCACAGACTCTACTACTTTAACGATTGTCGTCAATTCCTCCACGCCAACTGCTTGTTTTTCTGCAACACCCACTTCTGGAACAGCACCTTTAGTTGTGAACTTCAATGCCAATTGCTCGATTTCTCCAACAGGTGCAAGTTTGACCTACTCTTGGAATTTTGGGGATGGCAATTTAGGTACTGGCAGTAATCCAAGTCACACCTTCAATAATGTCGGCACTTACACCGTCACCTTGACCGTCAATGATGGAAATGGAGGCACAGACTCTACTACTTTAACGATTGTAGTCAATTCCTCGACTCCAACTGCTTGTTTTTCTGCAACATCCACTTCTGGAACAGCACCTTTGGTTGTTAACTTCAATGCCAATTGTTCCAGTTCTCCAACCGGTGCAAGTTTGACTTACAATTGGGATTTTGGCGATGGAAATTCAGGAAATGGCAGCAATCCAAGCCATACCTTCAATAATGTAGGAACTTACACCGTCACCTTGACCGTCAATGATGGAAATGGAGGCAGTGATACAGAAAGCAAAGTCATTACGGTGAATGAACCAACAACAGGTGGTGGCGATGTAGAAGTGATTTTTACAGTCGACAATGTTTGGAATACAGGCTATTGTGCCACTGTAAAGATAATCAACAATACCAATGCAAACATTAACGGTTGGACTTTGAACTTTAATTTGAATGCAAATATCAACAATCTTTGGAACGCCAATTGGAGCAATTCGGGGAATAACTATACGGCAAGCAATTTGAGTTGGAACGCCAATATTCCTGCAGGCGGCAACAAAACTTTTGGCTTCTGTGCTTCCTATTCTGGTTCTGTCACTGCTCCTACAAATGGTGTATTCAATGGCAGTCCGATTATCATTACCTATGTGAACAATGCTGGTGGCAACATCGCCTTGCCTATCAATGCAGATGTTTCAGCAATTTTACAGAATGATTTGGTTATTCAACCGAATTTCACGAATAGTTCTGCCACATTGAAGTACCATCTTTCAGATGCTTCTTCTGTTCGTATTTTGCTCTTTGACCAAACGGGGAAAATGGTGCAAACGCTTGTGGATAAATCTTATAAGGGAGGTTTAAATTCATTGGAGTTGTCAACGAATGATTTGGTTGCAGGAAATTATTTTGTGCAAATGGTTGCGGAAGGGGTAACGGTTGTGAAGCAGTTGGTGGTTGTGAAGTAA
- a CDS encoding DUF1501 domain-containing protein: MKQSNNKNKSRFGSKLEHGKAHEQEHKSWSRRDFLYFTGLATIGGSMMLNNIPVEAFGPSPLMGALSNAETDRALVLLRFKGGSDGQNIVVPIGQYDLYSAFRPNIAIPNDSDNMISLGEGAFGIPKVSMTPAGELWDAGKMKIAHSVGYPNQNRSHFRSTDIWASASDYNEFVNSGWIGRYLEQEYPAYFLAPPSFPAAIKIGTQNDMIFRGASNPLGLVFNNVDEFYQIAQTGQLYGTDNLPECLYGEELGFIREMSNNTFRYSQALKDAYDSSSTDVTYPNNDLANQLLIVSRLIKGRLGAKVYMVEIGGFDTHSNEINDLPILLDRFSTAVKAFYDDLGSDFENEVMTMTFTEFHRRIDENGSMGTDHGEAGPIMLFGGGLQGNGFIGQAPNLESTENGGDVRSGAYLEHHTDFRSIYATLLQDWLCIDPVIVDAVLMDNFARIENMVDACSPGAGSNNQAVLLGHEPVKGENGAIYIKYAMLSAGTVRLHILDSAGTEIVSLQNGFQERGSYKALFRPSDHGLPSGEYVYQLDTGGRRMVRSALVVF; encoded by the coding sequence ATGAAACAATCTAACAATAAGAATAAATCTCGTTTTGGCAGCAAATTAGAACACGGCAAAGCCCACGAACAAGAACACAAAAGTTGGAGTCGGCGTGATTTTTTGTATTTCACAGGCTTGGCAACGATTGGCGGTAGCATGATGCTCAACAACATTCCCGTTGAAGCTTTTGGACCATCCCCTTTGATGGGAGCATTGAGCAATGCCGAAACAGACCGAGCTTTGGTATTGCTGCGCTTCAAGGGCGGTTCGGATGGTCAAAACATCGTAGTGCCGATAGGTCAATATGATTTGTATTCGGCATTTCGCCCCAATATTGCCATTCCCAATGATAGTGACAACATGATTTCTTTGGGGGAAGGGGCTTTTGGCATTCCGAAAGTGAGCATGACCCCTGCTGGTGAATTGTGGGATGCGGGTAAAATGAAAATCGCTCACAGTGTGGGTTATCCGAATCAAAATCGTTCACATTTTCGCTCGACCGATATTTGGGCCTCGGCAAGTGACTACAATGAGTTTGTCAATTCGGGTTGGATAGGTCGCTATTTGGAGCAAGAATATCCCGCCTACTTCCTCGCACCTCCTAGTTTTCCCGCAGCCATCAAAATTGGCACACAAAACGACATGATTTTTAGAGGTGCGTCTAATCCTTTGGGTTTGGTATTCAATAATGTAGATGAGTTTTACCAAATCGCTCAAACGGGGCAACTCTATGGGACTGATAACCTGCCCGAATGTTTGTATGGCGAAGAGTTGGGTTTCATTCGTGAAATGTCCAACAATACTTTCCGCTATTCGCAAGCCCTCAAAGATGCCTACGATAGCTCTTCAACGGATGTGACCTATCCCAACAATGACTTGGCGAATCAATTGTTGATTGTTTCCCGATTGATCAAAGGGCGTTTGGGCGCAAAAGTGTATATGGTCGAAATTGGTGGATTCGATACACACTCCAACGAAATCAACGACTTACCCATTCTATTAGACCGTTTTTCTACTGCGGTCAAAGCATTTTATGATGATTTAGGTTCGGATTTTGAAAATGAGGTAATGACCATGACTTTCACCGAGTTTCACCGACGGATTGACGAGAATGGCTCAATGGGAACAGATCATGGTGAAGCTGGCCCAATCATGTTGTTTGGTGGCGGATTGCAGGGCAATGGCTTCATTGGTCAAGCTCCCAATTTGGAAAGTACCGAAAATGGCGGTGATGTGCGAAGTGGTGCGTATTTGGAACACCATACCGATTTCCGTTCGATTTATGCGACTTTGCTGCAAGATTGGTTGTGTATTGATCCTGTGATTGTGGATGCCGTTTTGATGGACAATTTTGCAAGGATTGAAAACATGGTGGATGCGTGTAGTCCTGGTGCAGGTTCTAACAATCAGGCGGTTTTGTTGGGCCATGAGCCTGTGAAGGGTGAAAACGGGGCAATTTATATCAAATATGCGATGCTTTCGGCGGGTACGGTTCGCCTCCATATTTTGGACAGTGCGGGTACAGAGATTGTATCGCTGCAAAATGGTTTTCAGGAGCGTGGCAGCTACAAGGCTTTGTTTAGACCGAGTGACCACGGATTGCCAAGTGGGGAATATGTGTATCAGTTGGATACGGGTGGTAGGCGAATGGTTAGGAGTGCTTTGGTGGTTTTTTAG
- a CDS encoding DUF1800 domain-containing protein has translation MMPIDCIRDGIAEYAPRPSKPWDSRRIAHLYNRMGFGANYQQITAALSMNPADLIDQIIDNAIKLPLAPKPYWSEWTTDPVNDYADGETMDMSFFTQISNHRKEWTIQWLNDMLINGFRDKLILFWHNHFVTQFSTYNCSSYLYKYYKVLGDYSLGNFRDFVYEIGKTPAMVQFLNADQSNKYHPNENYARELLELFTMGVDNGYTQADIVAISKALTGFQARGCRDTEFRPDYFDTDDKTIFGHTGPWNYDDVHDLIFEYRPNNVATYICTKLYRYFISTDVDTTIVNELATTFKNNKFELAPVFKQLFKSEHFFDDKNIGVRIKSPTQYFISFIHQGGFEYDDNLLNGIRSACEVLGQYLWEPIDVAGWQGQRSWLNEDTLTRRWDLSEQYLFNDISSISLDNLVTLAKAVSGNSNNPAYVTQTFVDHFLPLGFNDAEAYISATNVFKGEIPQNYFDQEFWNLDWSVAGEQLLGLLVYLVRQPEFQLY, from the coding sequence ATGATGCCAATAGACTGCATTAGAGATGGTATCGCCGAATATGCTCCAAGACCTTCAAAACCTTGGGACAGTCGGCGAATTGCTCACCTATACAATCGTATGGGATTCGGTGCCAATTACCAACAAATTACGGCTGCGCTTTCTATGAATCCCGCTGATTTGATTGACCAAATCATTGACAACGCGATTAAATTGCCTCTTGCGCCTAAGCCTTACTGGTCGGAATGGACTACAGACCCAGTGAATGATTATGCAGATGGGGAGACAATGGATATGAGTTTTTTTACACAAATTAGCAATCATCGCAAAGAATGGACAATTCAGTGGCTGAATGATATGTTAATCAATGGCTTTCGAGATAAGTTGATCCTGTTTTGGCACAATCATTTTGTCACCCAATTCAGCACCTATAATTGTTCGTCTTACCTCTACAAATACTACAAAGTGTTGGGGGATTATTCTTTAGGGAATTTTCGGGATTTTGTGTACGAAATCGGTAAAACACCTGCAATGGTGCAGTTCTTGAATGCTGACCAAAGCAATAAATACCACCCCAATGAAAACTATGCACGAGAGCTATTGGAGTTGTTCACCATGGGTGTGGACAATGGTTATACACAAGCCGACATTGTAGCCATTTCCAAGGCATTAACGGGTTTTCAGGCGAGAGGTTGCCGTGACACAGAGTTTCGCCCCGATTATTTTGATACGGACGACAAAACGATTTTTGGACACACAGGACCTTGGAACTACGACGATGTACATGATTTGATCTTTGAATACCGCCCCAACAATGTTGCCACCTATATCTGCACCAAGTTGTACCGCTATTTTATCAGTACAGACGTGGACACGACGATTGTAAATGAGTTGGCTACTACCTTCAAAAACAACAAGTTTGAACTGGCCCCTGTATTCAAACAACTTTTCAAAAGTGAGCATTTTTTTGACGACAAAAACATAGGTGTTCGGATCAAAAGTCCTACACAATATTTCATAAGTTTCATCCACCAAGGAGGTTTTGAATATGACGATAATCTGCTGAATGGCATACGAAGTGCCTGTGAAGTATTGGGGCAGTATTTATGGGAGCCAATTGACGTAGCAGGCTGGCAGGGGCAGCGTTCGTGGCTCAATGAAGATACTCTTACCCGACGTTGGGACTTATCAGAGCAATACCTGTTCAATGATATTTCCAGTATTTCATTGGACAATTTGGTAACTTTGGCAAAAGCTGTTTCAGGCAACTCCAATAACCCCGCTTATGTCACCCAAACATTTGTAGATCACTTTTTGCCTTTGGGCTTCAATGATGCCGAGGCTTACATCTCTGCAACAAATGTTTTCAAAGGTGAAATTCCTCAAAATTATTTCGATCAAGAATTTTGGAATTTGGATTGGTCAGTAGCTGGTGAACAGCTACTTGGTTTGCTTGTCTATTTGGTTCGACAGCCTGAGTTTCAGCTTTATTAA